In one window of Dromaius novaehollandiae isolate bDroNov1 chromosome W, bDroNov1.hap1, whole genome shotgun sequence DNA:
- the LOC135324250 gene encoding interferon-like — MPAPATRHPCLWHGTPVLLLLLPALATALGCANLRTQQSTFNWHSLQLLKDMAPSSPPSCAQHDKPLPFPDTLLAIHNPQQATAAIHRTLNHLFTTLSEENTPAHWHNRTKLLNQLQHQIQHLQQCLTAGSRHFKSQGPRNLNITRYFHHIQKFLHTHNHSPCAWENVRLIAQTCFQ, encoded by the coding sequence atgcctgcgcctgcaacacgacacccctgcctgtggcatggcacccccgtgctcctgctcctcctgcccgctctcgccactgccctcggctgcgccaacctccgcacccaacagagcaccttcaactggcacagcctccagctcctcaaagacatggctcccagctcgcctccatcctgcgcccaacacgacaagcctctccccttccccgacaccctcctggcaatccacaACCCACAACAAGCCACCGCCGCCATCCACCGCACCCTCaaccacctcttcaccactctcagcgaagaaaacacccccgcgcactggcacaacagaaccaagctcctcaaccagcttcagcatcaaatccaacacctccagcaatgcctcacagctggcagcaggcatttcaaaagccaagggccccgcaacctcaacatcaccagatacttccaccacatccagaaattcctccacacccacaaccacagcccctgcgcctgggaaaacgtccgcctcatagcgcagacttgcttccaa